The Oceaniferula marina genomic sequence CCAATAGTGTTCGGCATGCATAGTGCTGGTTACAATGTGGCTGAAAGTCAGTTTGCTCATAAATAACACACGGAGTGTCTAAGTTATAATTTATAAGGAGCCCTTGATATCCGGGCACGACAATGGCCGCGAGGGATTCCCCCGCGTATATCCGTCATTATTTTTACGGTTTTGTTTGGCCGATGGCCCGTGCCAGCTCGTCCGCGTCGATCATGCCAGTTTGATGCCAGCGCAAGGCTTCCATTGTCCGTTTGTTGGGAAGTTTCCCCATACGTCTGGAAAGTAACAGTGCTGCAATCAATGCGCAGTATAATTGTATGCCCACGCCTTCGGCACTCTCCGCAAACCAATGCCACTGCTTCGGCTTGCCGAAAATACACTTCAACCAGCGAAAAAATAATTCAATCTCCCAGCGTCGGTGATAGATGTCGGCCAAAAGACCCGCAGCCAAGTTATTCGAGTCGGTTTGGTTGCTCACCAGCAGAATGGGTTCATCAAGTTCTGGTTTCTCAATGCGGACCACCCTCACTGATTTGAGATGCCAGCATTTGCGGGCCCCGAGTCTGACAATCCGGTCGGATACAACACCAGCCTTAAGGTCGTCATCCGTCAGAGGCAGGTCATGCTCCACCTTGATGGAGGCGGTTTCATACAAACGCATCAAATAGCTGCACCCAGCATCGTTGAGACGCTCGAGGAATTTGTAATCACGACCGTAATAGCGGTCCCCGACATAGAACTCACCCGGTTGGATCATCTTCTCCAAAGCCTTGCGTTCGCAGGTTTTGGCGGGACTGATGAGTGCACCCGAGGGCTTTTCATCAAGCAAACTGAACTTGATATGCAGGCGAAGTGCCG encodes the following:
- a CDS encoding IS4 family transposase, which encodes MEPGRKAKPDISQNQLQSWKLLQEFRTLLNETAPSFPLQTKKGGPKRELLEEDYLCSFLFAQFNPVIDSMRGLCACSRFKKVQDMVCRRSMSLGSFSEAQSVFGFERLEELFRKLAAENIGNSVKKAGIPPGLLKSLRLVDSSVFSALPRMAWAHWRTHYGTKQSALRLHIKFSLLDEKPSGALISPAKTCERKALEKMIQPGEFYVGDRYYGRDYKFLERLNDAGCSYLMRLYETASIKVEHDLPLTDDDLKAGVVSDRIVRLGARKCWHLKSVRVVRIEKPELDEPILLVSNQTDSNNLAAGLLADIYHRRWEIELFFRWLKCIFGKPKQWHWFAESAEGVGIQLYCALIAALLLSRRMGKLPNKRTMEALRWHQTGMIDADELARAIGQTKP